In Brettanomyces nanus chromosome 3, complete sequence, a single genomic region encodes these proteins:
- a CDS encoding uncharacterized protein (BUSCO:EOG09340DQP): MSLSSWRKFPFFDCVPIQDPNYGSKEGKALYSDSSVSAICSTPKYLVLASKDALIKFADSSFQLVNSFTAYDPLWTITKMCYIDAGSSNAQMLCSIAETQGQPLTLKLWNINTLLNSDKTKPIDYNSDYLTLCKVTNGVNNYPMTCFASSADFSVLAFGFANGTVILVRGDLLHDRGSRQRIVYESEEPVTGVHFRDDTLLYVTTISKIITVPTSGRNKGKPEKVLEEQQGADINCSDLLIKGGFKTLVVARQESLQFYNSRGRTNNFLLEVSKKRLHAFGDRYLLLVTSTDALFDGSSTFSTYSMMVVDTVGKFLAFSRTIASTAIEVFSLWNDLYVFTSDGVLYRLHEKPILEKLDILVQRDLFPTALKLAGEGEIDDTVVMKIQQQYGDYLYARDEYAEAMEHYVQCVNLGKTSEVIQKYKESSKIPYLTKYLCKLIDLGKSTSDHVTLLFSSYCKLKQDDMIRSFVENTDVNEDFEVINPHRSFDMMAVINLCRQSKYYQLAAFIAKKFNLPSVVVDIQLNDLKSPKNTMKYIKGLAIDDLLRVLLSNVKSLLDKLPNDTTQLLIEVFTGLYKPDPSFDIDQVSIYSAGNSSSKSSESPILNSYRQFVAFMNSGSKEDGSNSTLLSQDKPPTYLPPRPKIIFQHFVNHPNELVIFLEACIESYEKFGGNEKDKKDIMTALYEMYLTLALDSQSPDEKDQWESKAKGLLKTIQNENGWTLEEKTGLLLLSSVSEFNEGEILIREAADESSEGFGLDLFRSAVMSEHYNQSYNIIERFGEKEPDLYRLGLSIYTSDEVVYKTIGEERIITLIKKLESAKLMTPLELIKQLSLNSNGFVKLGLVKQYLLSYIKRQKLEINNNAKLIEFYKKDSKKIEKDVDNLIHKNQTVNQTKCASCGQPLSFPIVHFKCSHSFHEHCLLTSNGQQQDGVGDSNYIVCPRCSSELDAMTVLKKQQEEVGNNNDLFKASLEGSSDRFKVMMGFLGRGAMQPTSIVYEGSEPTTTD; the protein is encoded by the coding sequence ATGTCACTCTCCTCGTGGAGGAAATTTCCCTTTTTTGATTGTGTGCCGATTCAGGACCCTAATTACGGCTCgaaggaaggaaaagcCCTCTACTCAGATTCCTCGGTAAGTGCTATCTGCTCTACTCCGAAATACCTTGTTTTAGCATCCAAAGATGCCCTCATCAAATTCGCCGACTCCTCATTTCAATTGGTTAATAGCTTCACCGCTTATGATCCACTTTGGACCATTACAAAGATGTGTTATATCGATGCCGGGAGCAGTAATGCCCAAATGTTATGCTCTATAGCCGAGACACAAGGTCAGCCTCTCACTTTAAAACTCTGGAACATCAACACCTTGCTCAATTCCGATAAAACGAAACCAATTGATTACAATTCCGACTATTTGACGCTGTGTAAGGTCACAAATGGAGTAAATAACTATCCAATGACATGTTTTGCCAGTTCTGCTGACTTCTCCGTCTTGGCATTTGGCTTTGCCAACGGTACTGTCATCCTTGTCAGAGGGGATTTACTACATGACCGTGGTTCCAGACAAAGAATTGTGTATGAGAGTGAAGAACCAGTTACTGGCGTCCATTTTAGAGATGATACGCTTCTCTATGTGACTACGATATCCAAGATTATCACTGTTCCAACGTCTGGAAGGAACAAAGGAAAGCCTGAGAAAGTGCTAGAGGAACAGCAAGGTGCAGATATTAACTGTAGTGATCTTTTAATAAAGGGTGGTTTTAAAACGCTTGTTGTGGCCCGACAAGAATCTCTCCAGTTCTATAAttcaagaggaagaaccaacaattttcttctggagGTGTCTAAGAAGAGATTACATGCTTTTGGAGAtcgatatcttcttttggtgACATCAACAGATGCATTATTTGATGGTTCTTCCACTTTCTCCACGTATAGCATGATGGTGGTGGATACTGTTGGCAAGTTCTTGGCTTTTAGTCGGACCATAGCGAGCACTGCCATTGAGGTGTTTTCTTTATGGAACGATCTATACGTGTTTACATCTGATGGTGTTTTGTACCGGTTACACGAGAAGCCTATATTGGAAAAACTCGATATCTTAGtccaaagagatctttTCCCTACCGCCCTTAAACTGGCGGGAGAAGGCGAGATAGACGACACAGTAGTAATGAAGATCCAGCAGCAATATGGTGACTATTTATATGCAAGGGATGAGTACGCAGAAGCTATGGAACATTATGTGCAATGCGTCAACTTGGGGAAGACCAGTGAGGTTATTCAAAAGTATAAGGAGAGCTCTAAAATTCCTTATTTGACGAAGTATTTGTGCAAGCTCATAGATTTGGGTAAATCCACTTCCGACCACGTGACGCTACTTTTCTCCTCCTATTGCAAGCTGAAGCAGGATGATATGATTCGTAGTTTTGTTGAGAATACAGACGTCAATGAGGACTTTGAAGTTATCAATCCACATAGGAGCTTTGACATGATGGCAGTCATCAATCTATGCCGTCAAAGTAAGTACTACCAATTGGCGGCTTTCATTGCCAAGAAGTTTAATTTACCCTCTGTTGTTGTGGATATACAGCTGAACGATTTAAAAAGTCCCAAGAACACCATGAAATACATCAAGGGGCTTGCCATTGATGATCTCTTGCGTGTACTATTGTCTAATGTGAAAAGTTTGCTAGATAAACTTCCCAATGACACCACACAGCTTCTCATCGAGGTATTCACTGGCCTCTATAAGCCTgatccttcttttgataTCGATCAAGTTTCCATCTATTCAGCGGGCAATTCGTCATCTAAAAGTTCTGAATCTCCTATTCTAAACTCCTACAGGCAGTTTGTTGCATTTATGAATTCTGGTTCTAAAGAGGATGGTAGTAATTCAACTTTGCTTTCCCAAGACAAGCCTCCTACCTATCTTCCTCCTCGTCCCAAAATTATCTTTCAGCACTTTGTCAACCATCCTAACGAGTTGgtcatcttcttggaagcaTGTATTGAAAGTTATGAGAAGTTTGGAGGTAACGAGAAAGATAAGAAGGATATTATGACGGCTTTATACGAGATGTATCTTACACTTGCATTGGACAGTCAATCCCCAGACGAAAAAGATCAGTGGGAATCAAAGGCCAAAGGCTTATTGAAGACCATCCAAAACGAAAACGGTTGGACATTGGAGGAAAAAACTGGATTATTATTACTTTCTTCTGTGTCTGAATTCAATGAGGGTGAAATTCTGATACGAGAGGCTGCAGATGAATCTTCTGAGGGATTTGGATTGGACCTTTTCCGCTCGGCGGTCATGTCGGAACATTACAATCAGTCATACAATATTATAGAGAGGTTTGGAGAAAAGGAACCTGATTTATACAGACTTGGATTGTCAATATATACGTCTGACGAAGTGGTCTACAAAACTATCGGTGAAGAGAGAATTATAACGTTGATAAAGAAGCTCGAAAGTGCAAAGCTTATGACTCCTCTTGAGCTAATCAAACAACTCAGCCTTAACAGTAACGGCTTTGTCAAATTGGGACTTGTAAAGCAGTATCTTCTCAGCTACATCAAACGCCAGAAGCTGGAAATCAATAACAATGCCAAGTTGATTGAGTTTTATAAGAAAGATTccaaaaaaatagaaaaggATGTGGACAACTTGATCCATAAGAATCAGACTGTCAACCAAACGAAGTGTGCCAGTTGTGGTCAACCGTTGAGCTTCCCTATAGTTCACTTTAAATGCTCCCATTCCTTCCATGAGCACTGTCTCCTAACCTCAAATGGCCAGCAGCAGGACGGAGTCGGAGACTCTAACTATATTGTCTGTCCGCGTTGCTCCTCGGAGCTTGATGCAATGACCGTCCTGAAGAAACAGCAAGAAGAGGTGGGAAATAATAACGATTTATTTAAAGCCAGCTTGGAGGGAAGCAGTGATAGATTTAAGGTAATGATGGGATTCTTGGGCAGAGGAGCCATGCAGCCCACCAGCATTGTATATGAAGGCTCAGAACCAACCACTACTGATTAA
- a CDS encoding uncharacterized protein (BUSCO:EOG09340ATL~EggNog:ENOG41), whose amino-acid sequence MDQVPASNAGTDTDPIKPGVPNTTTKLIQVPLCEYDYFRRIDLICFTCNKAIRGSYITAVGRKYHPEHFYCEICHKVFETEDYYEHEGQIYCHYHYSRIYAAHCESCKSAILKQYVEMHRGGKEQQWHPECFMIHKFWGVDVTVDCIGLDNLPASLIEIAKADEKVMTPKILFEVEHRLEQMMMFIWMTLSEFEESCAACISDMLHSATIDDKLQGLLAAGKLVLKIDCLFKGINVLNDYANSCHIQIDYDSDRYRSLSALTKEPRSLSSKLMSYLTFLRDTTKTKLATSKYSRELLSLISTMAHYIKLISRNSLMHALEYNRLTKSTLATDKYLREVSVHDLVPKDVFPNLEISAKAKDQCSECGKSIEARCFQFDEMRWHPECLRCSKCGKSLANSSVINELAFNRGKSSILCESCASEDVDAMTGFHEVSKYSQLVYLLKIALVRSKYAMQKRGLIEKHGKDAGLQPNDRYSLQVSDIKRMRSLRQNRKIGNATNEIRKSIILEAPEGFVADQEEADDRNIIPELPEEEEVNKSEEAPGNRTPKNYIPGAASHSIREIRDSDSRTNSIISAHSTMFLKKNRSLGRKGSKRLRIEDVPMNAKPTNVNLDETSNLLKNEKGLTLDDIPRIVSSEQAREYRPNAFRFQKRNYETAASTIPASKSVQKRISDVPSTISIPLNEARSRDSSIQSSMLTTEAENSTVTVIASDYPKPFVSNVKSDGVAVAATVSAHLSASAVSGSHDKRFSELTPIQHDYMRHVAAFSLHKILGDELTLEDCLSFIDIRKNPSFWGKIFGSSKKNSYNDLHKVFGVPLEAVAVKYGIDSDLGIGPEKLRIPTLVDELINAMHTKDLSAEGVFRLNGNIRRLKKLMTSIDEHPDAVPDLYSENAIQLAALLKKFARGLPNPLLTFKLYDVFILSQKFAEEPKKRDKILKLAYCMLPKVYRDLTEVLLSFLNWVATFSHIDEETGSKMDIHNLATVLTPNILYSRPKITNKMPDSADLIPNGENHFLAIEVVNTMIENHDDLSIIPTDLLKLYKKAGLDAIAPSKDGFTTKEIIAKCRAAYDKKPSILEKIV is encoded by the exons ATGGATC AAGTTCCTGCGTCGAATGCAGGAACAGACACCGATCCAATCAAACCCGGTGTGCCCAATACTACCACAAAGCTAATTCAAGTACCTTTATGTGAATACGATTATTTCAGACGGATAGACTTAATATGTTTTACTTGCAACAAGGCCATAAGAGGCTCCTATATTACAGCAGTTGGGCGTAAGTATCATCCTGAGCATTTCTATTGTGAGATATGCCACAAAGTGTTTGAAACAGAGGATTACTATGAACACGAGGGACAAATTTACTGCCATTATCATTACTCCCGCATATACGCGGCACATTGCGAATCTTGTAAGTCCGCCATTCTTAAACAATACGTGGAGATGCATCGAGGAGGTAAAGAGCAGCAATGGCATCCGGAGTGCTTTATGATCCACAAGTTTTGGGGTGTTGATGTCACGGTTGACTGTATTGGTCTTGATAACCTACCAGCAAGTCTGATAGAAATCGCAAAGGCTGATGAAAAGGTAATGACTCCTAAGATCCTTTTTGAGGTTGAACATCGGCTGGAGcaaatgatgatgtttATTTGGATGACACTCTCGGAGTTTGAGGAATCCTGTGCTGCTTGCATTTCAGATATGCTTCACTCTGCCACAATTGACGATAAACTACAAGGGTTACTTGCAGCAGGTAAGCTGGTGCTGAAAATTGATTGTTTATTTAAGGGAATTAATGTCCTCAATGACTACGCTAACAGTTGCCACATCCAGATTGACTATGACTCAGACCGTTATCGCAGCTTGTCTGCGCTTACCAAAGAACCTCGTAGTTTGTCTTCCAAGCTGATGTCTTATCTAACTTTTCTCAGAGATACTACCAAGACAAAACTTGCCACGTCCAAGTACTCTCGGGAGTTACTTTCACTCATTTCTACCATGGCTCATTACATTAAGCTtatttcaagaaattcGTTGATGCATGCACTCGAGTACAACAGACTTACAAAGTCCACATTGGCTACTGACAAATATTTGCGGGAGGTTTCTGTTCACGACTTAGTGCCGAAAGACGTGTTTCCCAATTTGGAAATATCAGCAAAGGCAAAGGATCAATGTTCGGAGTGCGGCAAGAGCATTGAGGCACGCTGCtttcaatttgatgagatgagGTGGCATCCAGAATGCCTGAGATGTTCAAAATGTGGTAAGTCTCTAGCGAATTCGTCAGTTATCAATGAGTTGGCATTTAATAGAGGTAAAAGTAGCATTTTGTGCGAAAGCTGCGCCTCCGAAGATGTCGATGCAATGACAGGGTTCCACGAAGTGTCAAAATATTCACAGTTGGTTTACTTGCTGAAAATTGCATTAGTTAGATCTAAGTACGCGATGCAAAAGCGGGGACTTATCGAAAAGCACGGTAAGGATGCAGGCCTACAGCCTAATGACAGATACTCTCTGCAGGTATCCGATATTAAGCGCATGCGCTCTTTGAGACAAAACAGAAAGATTGGCAATGCTACTAATGAGATCCGTAAATCGATCATTTTGGAAGCCCCTGAGGGTTTCGTAGCGGATCAAGAGGAAGCAGATGATAGAAATATTATTCCAGAacttccagaagaggaggaagttAATAAGAGCGAAGAAGCACCTGGAAATAGAACTCCCAAAAATTATATTCCTGGAGCAGCTTCTCATAGCATTAGAGAGATACGCGACTCAGATTCTAGAACCAATAGCATTATATCTGCGCATTCAACCAtgttcttgaaaaagaacaggTCATTAGGCCGCAAAGGTTCCAAGAGACTTCGGATAGAAGATGTGCCTATGAATGCTAAGCCTACAAACGTGAACCTAGACGAGACTTcgaatttgttgaagaacgAGAAAGGACTTACATTGGACGACATTCCGAGAATTGTTTCATCTGAGCAGGCTCGTGAGTACAGACCAAATGCCTTCAgattccagaagaggaactATGAGACGGCAGCCTCAACTATACCTGCATCGAAATCCGTTCAAAAACGGATTAGTGATGTTCCTAGTACTATCAGCATTCCTTTGAATGAAGCAAGGAGTAGAGATTCATCGATCCAGAGTAGTATGTTGACCACAGAGGCTGAAAACTCTACAGTAACAGTCATAGCATCTGACTATCCTAAACCTTTCGTTTCTAATGTTAAGAGTGACGGAGTGGCGGTGGCTGCAACAGTATCAGCTCATTTGTCAGCTTCGGCTGTTTCAGGATCACATGATAAGAGATTCTCGGAACTAACCCCCATACAGCATGACTATATGCGTCATGTGGCGGCCTTTTCGCTTCACAAGATCCTGGGTGACGAACTAACGCTTGAAGATTGCTTGTCGTTTATTGATATTCGCAAAAATCCATCATTTTGGGGTAAAATATTCGGAAGTTCGAAGAAAAACTCTTACAATGACCTCCACAAAGTATTTGGAGTTCCATTGGAAGCAGTGGCGGTGAAATACGGTATTGATAGTGATTTGGGTATTGGGCCAGAAAAATTACGGATTCCAACGCTTGTGGACGAACTCATCAATGCCATGCATACGAAGGATTTGAGCGCAGAGGGTGTTTTCCGGCTCAACGGCAATATTAGACGGTTAAAGAAACTTATGACATCTATCGATGAGCATCCAGATGCAGTACCAGATTTATACAGCGAAAATGCTATTCAGTTAGCAGCTTTGCTCAAAAAGTTTGCACGTGGTCTTCCAAATCCGCTGCTCACGTTCAAGCTCTATGACGTGTTTATATTATCACAGAAGTTTGCGGAAGAGCCCAAGAAACGAGATAAAATTCTCAAGCTTGCTTACTGCATGCTGCCCAAAGTTTACAGAGATCTTACCGAGGTGCTTCTTTCATTCCTTAATTGGGTAGCCACATTCAGCCACATCGACGAAGAGACGGGCTCTAAGATGGATATTCATAACTTGGCAACCGTTCTGACTCCAAACATCTTGTATTCGAGGCCTAAAATCACCAACAAAATGCCAGACTCTGCtgatttgattccaaacGGAGAAAATCACTTCTTGGCTATTGAAGTGGTCAATACGATGATCGAGAACCATGATGATTTGAGTATCATCCCCACAGATCTCTTGAAACTATACAAGAAGGCTGGCCTGGATGCCATTGCTCCTTCAAAGGATGGTTTCACTACTAAAGAGATTATTGCTAAATGCAGAGCCGCGTACGATAAAAAGCCAAGCATTCTTGAGAAAATAGTTTAA
- a CDS encoding uncharacterized protein (EggNog:ENOG41): protein MVPSLTTDLGEGKLSGSRDSEIRTDLNATQTVGNTSIISTANSVVSTDTMDSTDTTDTLSAMNSSKQFSPPSVPIPAETTFPMKSSSRKPTKKRKYSRSGCLECKRRKIKCDEKKPECWNCRRLNKVCTYENLVKFNRARSFTVNRSKLVNFPVSAIEGSLSSASRLNNSSTVPPSTTSSVASSSEPFLERPSILVRDSSRQIPQSNNPSTFQLPDPSQMVFNNPIIPVGEQNQINENLLNGASNVISDLNDMIQHFGFDFGTYSQHFDNNMFPAQRGSCRNSVPEISPVPASYPSENVVSNSPKSDENYVKRLTKTKVDSPVREESQDECFAASSASVNSMALLASVADDSTYIIKSPTTPSTSAASTSAASTSTTSSSSLVAYPSPPLFILMSDSPSRFEYLHVLNNTINISDLVSLAKFFNWKLTSLHINYLKIFVTKIHMNFLPFTTSFLNNAYISCFLSQAKPAPHLLFALLAIAAKYKMYQVARTITDGDSQREKLTYHRKFRSYYLSSCLKSLSTIMHSKPQIFGNIESLLLTILVLASDCSGNKGSEWRAHLKGAKDLLLKYCKFRPMSLALVIVWLWFYSMETLAGLTAYNGGTIHDFDELQDFLEVIKSTNSNVGMALKKFGFLFGGYHVDNLDNPILQKTDIVPVTDKSESDGPKGAPNECDADENYIVVDGHRIKKLVNYDLYIGYNDDVIDIINDIVVAVESLRKFSTKQFDSRINDVLNSCGNVRNEYLVSLVAKISKARSFTIVGNKAPFRILIQSPYHPLNTKGYHYNNPTGVNVVLSGYIHNTNKNTCSNDDNKNWYSWFDLSQQLYVDATLLKVLTGPHFFSEEGLSIKSSLVQGVVERMMSGLHCLITYRDSVSDENLESLRVYYNEPEGSNDDESNDPENESADDVNDSENSSGLISDFETTNDDAPERLHIKEEYELRNDRDIRGGNKRFKVCLGKQEIQFEKYLYYQFDNRLVMVQWPLFMCGLCCIEPKQKLIIDCCFNALMSLGVGSSKIMLTRLVKVWTLQKRGKFDYSSQHLFDNEDDSVPFT, encoded by the coding sequence ATGGTTCCCTCATTGACCACGGATCTGGGTGAAGGAAAGCTGTCCGGGAGTAGAGACAGTGAAATAAGAACAGATCTGAATGCCACGCAGACTGTGGGTAATACATCTATTATATCCACTGCGAATAGTGTAGTTTCCACGGATACGATGGATAGTACCGATACGACGGATACTCTGAGCGCTATGAACAGCAGTAAACAGTTCTCTCCGCCAAGTGTGCCTATTCCAGCTGAGACCACTTTCCCGATGAAATCTTCCAGCAGGAAGCCCACAAAGAAACGAAAATATTCCAGAAGTGGGTGTCTGGAATGCAAGAGACGGAAGATAAAATgtgatgaaaagaaaccagAATGCTGGAACTGCCGCCGTTTAAACAAGGTATGTACCTACGAGAATTTGGTCAAGTTCAATAGAGCCCGAAGCTTCACGGTCAATAGGAGTAAGCTCGTTAACTTCCCCGTAAGTGCAATTGAAGGCAGTCTCTCCTCGGCTTCTCGTTTGAATAATTCCTCTACGGTTCCTCCATCAACTACTTCTTCGGTCGCCAGCTCCAGTGAACCATTTCTAGAGAGGCCATCTATACTGGTTAGGGATTCTTCTCGACAGATACCGCAGAGCAATAATCCTTCAACGTTTCAACTGCCTGATCCTTCACAGATGGTGTTTAATAATCCTATCATTCCGGTGGGTGAGCAGAATCAGATAAACGAGAATCTTCTTAACGGTGCCAGTAATGTCATTTCCGATTTAAACGACATGATTCAGCATTTTGGGTTTGACTTCGGAACCTACAGCCAACATTTTGATAATAATATGTTTCCAGCTCAGCGTGGCAGTTGTAGGAACAGTGTTCCAGAAATTTCTCCTGTCCCAGCCTCCTATCCTTCAGAAAATGTGGTTTCTAATTCTCCGAAATCCGATGAGAACTATGTGAAACGGTTGACGAAGACCAAGGTAGACTCTCCCGTTAGGGAGGAATCACAGGATGAGTGCTTTGCTGCATCTTCAGCTTCTGTGAATTCAATGGCTTTACTAGCCTCTGTAGCGGATGATTCCACTTATATTATTAAGTCGCCAACTACCCCTTCTACCTCAGCCGCTTCTACCTCAGCCGCTTCTACCTCAACcacttcaagttcatcCTTGGTCGCATACCCTTCCCCTCCCCTTTTTATTTTGATGTCAGATTCTCCCAGTCGCTTTGAGTACCTTCACGTGCTCAATAATACTATCAATATAAGTGATCTTGTCTCGCTGGCTAAGTTCTTCAACTGGAAATTGACCTCGTTACACATCAACTACCTCAAAATATTTGTCACAAAGATCCACATGAATTTCCTTCCATTTACAACCTCCTTTCTTAACAACGCTTATATTAGTTGTTTTCTTTCGCAGGCTAAACCTGCCCcacatcttctttttgcaCTTTTGGCCATCGCTGCCAAATATAAAATGTATCAAGTTGCTAGAACCATCACTGATGGGGACTCTCAACGCGAGAAGCTAACGTATCATAGAAAGTTTAGATCCTACtacctttcttcttgcttaAAATCATTGAGTACTATTATGCATTCTAAACCTCAAATTTTTGGTAATATTGAGTCTTTGCTTCTCACTATCTTAGTTTTAGCATCAGACTGCTCTGGAAATAAAGGTTCTGAGTGGAGAGCTCATTTGAAAGGTGCCAAGGATTTACTTCTCAAGTACTGCAAGTTTAGACCGATGTCTTTAGCCTTAGTCATTGTCTGGCTTTGGTTTTATTCCATGGAGACTCTTGCTGGTCTTACAGCCTATAACGGTGGTACCATTCACGATTTTGACGAGTTACAAGACTTTTTGGAGGTTATTAAGAGTACAAATTCCAATGTTGGTATGGCAttaaagaagtttggtTTTTTATTTGGTGGTTATCATGTAGATAATTTGGATAATCCCATATTGCAGAAGACAGATATTGTCCCTGTTACTGATAAATCAGAATCGGATGGTCCCAAAGGTGCACCTAACGAGTGTGATGCTGACGAAAATTATATCGTTGTTGATGGCCATAGGATTAAAAAGTTGGTCAACTATGACCTCTATATTGGAtataatgatgatgtcatCGATATTATTAACGATATAGTGGTTGCAGTTGAAAGTTTGAGGAAGTTTTCTACCAAACAGTTTGATTCTCGTATCAATGATGTCCTCAATTCTTGTGGTAACGTCCGAAACGAGTACTTAGTCAGTCTAGTGGCCAAGATCTCTAAGGCTCGCTCATTCACCATCGTGGGCAACAAAGCCCCCTTCAGAATTCTAATACAATCGCCCTACCATCCTTTGAATACTAAAGGTTACCACTATAACAATCCTACCGGTGTCAATGTTGTGTTATCCGGCTATATTCATAACACTAACAAAAATACCTGCTCCAATGATGATAACAAAAACTGGTACAGTTGGTTTGACCTTTCTCAGCAGCTATATGTTGACGCCACGTTGCTAAAGGTGTTAACAGGTCCGCACTTCttttcagaagaaggattatCTATCAAGAGCTCTTTGGTTCAAGGTGTCGTGGAGAGAATGATGTCTGGATTGCATTGTTTAATTACGTATAGAGATAGTGTGAGCGATGAAAATCTGGAAAGCCTTAGGGTCTACTATAATGAGCCCGAAGGAAGtaacgatgatgaaagcAATGATCCTGAGAATGAATCAGCTGACGATGTGAATGACAGTGAAAACAGCAGTGGATTAATCTCTGACTTCGAAACTACGAATGATGATGCACCCGAACGTCTTCatataaaagaagaatacgAGTTGCGGAATGATAGAGATATCCGTGGTGGGAACAAGCGCTTCAAAGTATGTTTAGGAAAACAGGAGATTCAGTTTGAAAAGTATCTTTATTATCAGTTTGATAATCGCTTAGTCATGGTGCAGTGGCCTCTCTTTATGTGTGGGCTGTGTTGCATAGAACCGAAACAAAAGTTGATCATTGACTGTTGCTTCAATGCCCTGATGAGTCTTGGGGTGGGTTCAAGTAAAATCATGTTGACTCGTTTGGTCAAAGTTTGGACACTGCAGAAACGGGGTAAGTTCGACTACAGTAGTCAGCATCTCTTCGacaatgaagatgattctgtGCCATTCACCTAA
- the HOS2 gene encoding histone deacetylase, giving the protein MPTPLLSSMPKYDWLDDESTISGDAKTNQYTPFFEPIVHSFQDGGYNPNVSYHYNPAASQYHYGVMHPMKPFRLMLTDHLVLAYKLYEKMDCYMPRRATEKELLEFHSEDYIKFLQSVTPDNVQKFSEQLSKFNINDDNPVFEGMYDYCSLYAGASLDASRKLISGMSDIAINWSGGLHHAKKYEPSGFCYVNDIAMAILNLLRVYPRVLYIDIDLHHGDGVQEAFNLTDRVMTVSFHKYDGWFFPATGNYDEIGIGNGKHFALNVPLRDGIDDESYIRLFKSVMEPVITKFRPSAIIQQCGADSLGHDRLGGFNLNIRAHGECVKFIKSFGIPMICVGGGGYTPRNVSRLWCYETSVMTNVELNSRLPDNLPFRSFFKPDYSLHPNLGGGIKNKNTKEYLESMRCHALENLRYLDAAPSVQMQEIPPDIQNIDDEEEKDIVDRLEKESAKSHYMNEQRYWISSKDDVRPGELVD; this is encoded by the coding sequence ATGCCTACtcctctcctttcttcGATGCCAAAATACGATTGGCTAGACGATGAGTCGACTATATCGGGAGATGCGAAAACCAATCAATACACCCCTTTTTTTGAGCCAATAGTTCATAGTTTTCAGGATGGTGGATACAACCCTAATGTGTCATATCATTACAATCCTGCGGCATCGCAATATCATTATGGTGTGATGCATCCTATGAAACCGTTTCGTCTTATGCTCACGGATCATTTGGTGTTAGCTTATAAGCTTTACGAGAAGATGGATTGTTATATGCCTCGAAGGGCTACAGAAAAGGAGCTACTGGAGTTTCATTCAGAGGACTATATTAAATTTCTGCAGTCGGTAACTCCAGATAATGTACAGAAATTTTCTGAACAGCTCAGTAAGTTTAATATCAACGACGACAATCCTGTGTTTGAAGGAATGTACGACTACTGCAGTCTGTACGCAGGTGCTTCCTTAGATGCATCGCGGAAATTGATCAGTGGAATGAGTGATATCGCCATAAATTGGTCTGGTGGATTGCACCATGCTAAGAAGTACGAGCCAAGTGGATTTTGCTATGTGAATGACATTGCGATGGCCATATTGAACCTATTGAGGGTGTATCCAAGGGTATTGTATATAGATATTGATTTACATCATGGAGATGGCGTTCAAGAGGCATTCAATCTTACAGACAGAGTGATGACTGTGTCTTTCCACAAATACGATGGATGGTTTTTCCCAGCAACAGGTAATTATGACGAGATAGGTATTGGAAACGGCAAACATTTTGCTCTTAATGTGCCGCTACGCGATGGTATAGACGACGAGTCATATATAAGGCTTTTCAAATCTGTGATGGAACCTGTCATTACGAAATTTAGACCTTCGGCGATTATCCAACAATGCGGAGCTGATTCTTTGGGTCATGATAGATTGGGGGGATTCAATTTGAACATTAGAGCACATGGAGAGTGCGtcaaattcatcaaaaGCTTTGGCATTCCAATGATTTGCGTAGGAGGAGGTGGCTATACGCCACGAAATGTGAGTAGATTGTGGTGTTACGAGACAAGTGTCATGACAAATGTTGAATTAAACTCTAGACTACCAGACAACCTCCCCTTCCGGTCGTTTTTCAAACCAGATTATTCATTGCATCCAAACCTAGGTGGTGGTATCAAAAATAAGAACACCAAGGAATACTTAGAGAGCATGAGATGCCATGCATTAGAGAATCTACGTTATTTGGATGCTGCTCCTTCTGTTCAGATGCAGGAGATTCCTCCTGACATTCAGaacattgatgatgaggaagaaaaagacatAGTTGATAGattggagaaagagagcGCAAAATCACACTATATGAACGAACAGAGATACTGGATATCATCGAAAGATGATGTGAGACCGGGCGAATTGGTCGATTAA